CATCGTTACTCAAGCCTCGCTCAATTAATTCCAGGACCTGTTTTCTTCTGCTATTGAGCACCAATTTAGAAGCCTTATCATCATTATCCTTAGCTTCAATAGTTTGACGGGTTGTATCACTTTGCTGATTATTCCCGCTTTGGATATTCTTGTAGCTCTGAATATTGGTATGCTTTTGAATATCATGATTGATTTGCTGATTAAGTTTATCGACTTCAGTTGCAAGCAAAGGGTCAGAAATGATTGGTTCTTCTATTTGTGTCTGCTTTTCCTTATGGCTTATATTTACAGATTCGCCTTTAACTGTATCCTTACTATCAATATCTTTGAATTTATTAAAAAAGTCCTGATTTTTCTCGGAAATAACTGTAACAACGTAATCAGACATTCTGTTAAGTTCGTGTATCATTTCTTCTGAATCCTGAATTAAATTGAACATCTCATCTTTCTTTCGGTCAAATTCTTTGAAAAAATCTTTACCGTTAACCCTATCCATTATAATGAGGAAAAGG
This genomic stretch from Ruminiclostridium cellulolyticum H10 harbors:
- a CDS encoding DUF6115 domain-containing protein gives rise to the protein MEAFYVTIIFMGVILVGVSLFLIIMDRVNGKDFFKEFDRKKDEMFNLIQDSEEMIHELNRMSDYVVTVISEKNQDFFNKFKDIDSKDTVKGESVNISHKEKQTQIEEPIISDPLLATEVDKLNQQINHDIQKHTNIQSYKNIQSGNNQQSDTTRQTIEAKDNDDKASKLVLNSRRKQVLELIERGLSNDEIAEKMKIGKGEIGLIRGLSSSK